The following coding sequences lie in one Bacteroidota bacterium genomic window:
- a CDS encoding PorP/SprF family type IX secretion system membrane protein, with product MKTKFAKQYSNSILLCVFLITCISVTSVAQDIHFSQFDETQLQLNPADAGVQHEVRVVTNYKNQWQSVGSPYKTFALSADARLLKDKKHHLGLGVDVFSDKAGDANLKSNQVNLSLSGVINVSQYSKVSAGLMTGFGQRSITLDGLEWGSQYDGMNYNAALPTGETAIPQTFSFVDLGAGIQYSYGNSEMYISANDARRINIGASIFHPHNPNYTFYGDSRQILHTKYVFHGNAAIGVKNTNLVLKPSYIVFLQGATKEITPGLTFQYILQEGSKYTKNKKPAAFSIGGYYRVQDAFIAVAKFEYANYSIGLSYDVNLSKLKTVSKARGGFEISLRFISPSAFSKRLSGRSKFI from the coding sequence ATGAAAACGAAATTCGCCAAACAATATTCTAACTCAATCCTTTTGTGTGTATTCTTAATCACATGCATCTCTGTCACCAGTGTTGCTCAGGATATTCACTTTTCGCAATTTGATGAAACACAATTGCAACTCAACCCTGCTGATGCCGGTGTTCAACATGAAGTTAGAGTGGTTACCAATTATAAAAATCAATGGCAAAGTGTTGGCTCACCTTATAAAACATTTGCGCTTTCTGCTGACGCTCGTCTCTTAAAAGACAAGAAGCATCACTTGGGTTTAGGCGTTGACGTTTTTTCGGATAAAGCTGGAGATGCTAACTTAAAATCCAATCAGGTGAATCTTTCACTTTCAGGTGTAATCAATGTAAGTCAGTACAGTAAGGTGTCTGCAGGATTAATGACCGGATTTGGTCAAAGAAGCATCACGTTAGATGGACTTGAATGGGGTAGTCAGTATGATGGAATGAACTACAACGCAGCGCTTCCAACCGGGGAAACAGCGATTCCCCAAACGTTCAGCTTTGTTGATTTAGGAGCCGGGATTCAATACAGTTACGGAAATAGTGAAATGTATATTTCTGCAAACGATGCACGCAGAATAAATATCGGTGCATCCATTTTTCATCCGCACAACCCCAACTATACATTTTATGGTGACAGCAGACAAATTTTACATACCAAATATGTGTTCCATGGAAATGCAGCAATTGGTGTTAAAAACACCAACTTGGTTTTGAAGCCTTCTTATATTGTTTTTCTGCAAGGAGCAACAAAAGAAATTACTCCTGGACTTACATTCCAATACATTTTACAAGAAGGTTCGAAATACACAAAAAATAAAAAACCAGCAGCGTTTTCAATTGGTGGTTATTATCGTGTTCAAGATGCGTTTATTGCTGTTGCCAAATTCGAATATGCGAACTATTCAATCGGTTTGAGCTACGATGTGAATTTATCCAAATTAAAAACCGTAAGTAAAGCAAGAGGTGGCTTCGAAATTTCCTTACGATTCATTTCGCCAAGTGCATTCAGTAAGCGTTTAAGTGGTCGCTCGAAATTTATATGA
- a CDS encoding GAF domain-containing protein, with amino-acid sequence MNLKETTTTIDTASLEKWIAESYTVCRTNPTKGIELADQALAIALPGSLQKAQATVSKGACQVWLGNYEEALKNLFEPLHEFNAFQDSKFESHALYHIFCAFYFLADYDNALKYAFDMLGRAEKNGNINAQANALNGIGSVYYTSGEDQKAVEALSKGLAVAEKQDDKHLLARILDGLGSAYFNLKDIEKAIDFKERSLETARPIGLKNVEAYALDGLARIYAEANANKIAEKLFLDCLSIREELGFRSGIAETNLHLGSLFFKTQEYEKALQHLKRALLIAEETKTKEVIYKTHEALSLYYEKHTNTEKFVEHFKKYYAYKEEYFSEKNKQKLKGAEMQFSITQMEKEKELLSIKNKQLEAQSNDLVVLSDLGKKIISQLSVETINNTVYEIINNLMDAAGFGIGIVTEDQQRLIFPGYIENGVILESSGYDLSDNDRLAPLCFNKELEIIINDYDLELNKYIKKRLNPVVGASVQSIIYLPLKIGVKKVGVLTVQSFNTNAYSEYNVNLVKNLAVYCAIAIENASSYKKLEERVVERTEEIAKAHENTRLLGQMGQQIISSVNFNAIFKNLHENVSRLMNADCFGVRIYHLDKNEIEYRYEIENGELQESLSVSMDNIDNFSVWCMTNKKEIFINDNLNEYQKYTSKIVVPTGDMPNSLIFCPMMIGERIMGVITVQSFEKFAYKPQHIDILKTLGTYTAIALENANLVENLEDKVKERTSEVVKQKEIIEETNKHITDSIKYAKRIQEAFLPSEKSISEHLKNAFILYKPKDIVSGDFYWIERKGNKILFAVVDCTGHGVPGAFMSIIGFNGLNQIVNEYNYTRPADILTHLNKSISNTLKQHVEDSKIRDGMDVAICSIDLDNNKLEFAGAFSPLFILRNNEVLKFKGDKHPIGNFVGVEEYEFTNNEIDLLPEDKIYIFSDGFVDQFGGPNGKKLKYNYFRQLLLDNHKRPMPEQKEKINEFFEAWRTGFEQIDDVCIIGVAV; translated from the coding sequence ATGAACTTAAAAGAAACTACTACTACTATCGACACTGCATCTTTGGAAAAATGGATTGCAGAATCATACACTGTTTGCAGAACAAATCCTACTAAAGGAATTGAACTTGCAGACCAAGCGCTTGCTATTGCACTCCCTGGGTCCCTTCAAAAAGCGCAAGCAACAGTGTCGAAAGGAGCTTGTCAAGTGTGGCTTGGAAATTATGAAGAAGCACTCAAAAATCTTTTTGAACCACTACATGAGTTCAATGCATTCCAAGACAGTAAGTTTGAATCACATGCCTTGTATCACATTTTTTGTGCTTTTTATTTTTTAGCGGATTATGACAATGCGCTGAAATATGCATTTGATATGCTTGGACGCGCAGAGAAAAATGGCAACATCAATGCACAGGCAAATGCATTGAATGGGATTGGCTCGGTATATTATACCTCCGGAGAAGATCAAAAAGCTGTTGAAGCACTTTCAAAAGGCTTAGCGGTTGCCGAAAAACAAGATGATAAACATTTGCTGGCAAGAATTCTTGATGGACTTGGCTCAGCCTATTTTAATTTAAAGGACATTGAAAAAGCAATCGATTTTAAAGAGCGCAGTTTAGAAACAGCTCGACCAATCGGTTTAAAAAATGTGGAAGCATATGCTCTTGATGGACTTGCACGCATCTATGCCGAAGCAAATGCAAATAAAATAGCAGAAAAATTATTTTTAGATTGTCTTTCTATCCGCGAAGAACTAGGATTTAGATCCGGAATTGCGGAAACCAATTTACACCTTGGCTCCTTATTTTTTAAAACTCAAGAATATGAGAAAGCGCTCCAACACTTAAAAAGAGCGCTTTTGATTGCAGAAGAAACAAAAACAAAAGAGGTTATCTATAAAACACATGAAGCACTTTCGCTTTATTATGAAAAACATACAAACACCGAAAAATTTGTAGAGCACTTCAAAAAATATTACGCTTATAAAGAAGAATACTTCAGCGAAAAAAACAAACAGAAATTGAAAGGAGCGGAAATGCAATTCAGCATTACGCAAATGGAGAAAGAGAAAGAATTGCTGAGTATCAAAAACAAACAGTTGGAAGCACAATCCAACGATCTAGTTGTATTAAGCGATTTGGGGAAAAAAATCATTTCCCAACTTTCTGTGGAAACAATTAACAATACTGTTTACGAAATCATCAACAATTTGATGGATGCTGCCGGTTTTGGAATTGGGATAGTAACGGAAGACCAGCAGCGATTGATTTTCCCGGGGTACATCGAAAATGGTGTTATTCTGGAATCTTCCGGCTACGACCTGAGCGATAACGACCGGCTGGCACCGCTTTGTTTTAATAAAGAACTGGAAATCATTATTAATGATTACGATTTAGAATTAAACAAATACATCAAAAAACGATTAAACCCGGTCGTAGGGGCAAGTGTTCAATCCATCATTTATTTGCCTCTCAAAATAGGCGTTAAAAAAGTCGGTGTATTGACTGTTCAAAGCTTCAATACAAATGCGTATAGTGAATACAATGTTAACCTTGTTAAAAACCTTGCTGTTTATTGTGCAATCGCTATTGAAAATGCTTCCTCCTATAAAAAGCTGGAAGAACGTGTTGTTGAAAGAACAGAAGAGATTGCAAAAGCACACGAAAATACCCGATTGCTGGGGCAAATGGGACAACAGATTATTTCAAGTGTTAACTTCAACGCCATTTTTAAAAACCTACACGAAAATGTAAGTCGATTAATGAATGCCGATTGCTTTGGTGTACGCATTTATCATCTGGATAAAAACGAAATTGAATACCGGTATGAAATTGAAAACGGTGAATTGCAGGAATCTCTTTCTGTTTCTATGGACAACATCGACAACTTTTCTGTTTGGTGTATGACCAACAAAAAAGAAATATTTATTAATGACAACCTCAACGAATATCAAAAATATACCAGCAAAATTGTTGTTCCAACAGGAGACATGCCCAACTCACTAATTTTTTGTCCCATGATGATTGGAGAGCGAATTATGGGCGTTATCACTGTTCAGAGTTTTGAAAAATTCGCGTACAAACCACAACACATTGATATCTTAAAAACACTGGGAACCTACACCGCTATTGCATTAGAAAATGCAAACCTGGTTGAAAATTTGGAAGACAAAGTGAAAGAGCGAACCAGCGAAGTTGTCAAACAAAAAGAAATTATTGAGGAAACAAACAAACACATTACCGATAGTATCAAGTATGCAAAACGAATTCAGGAAGCCTTTTTACCAAGCGAAAAAAGTATTTCAGAGCATTTAAAAAATGCATTCATTTTGTACAAACCAAAAGATATTGTGAGTGGAGATTTTTATTGGATTGAACGAAAAGGGAATAAAATTTTATTCGCAGTAGTAGATTGCACCGGACATGGTGTTCCGGGCGCATTCATGAGTATCATTGGTTTTAACGGGCTCAATCAAATTGTGAATGAGTACAATTATACCAGACCTGCAGATATCTTAACACACCTCAACAAAAGTATCAGCAATACCTTAAAACAACACGTGGAGGATTCGAAAATTCGTGATGGAATGGATGTGGCGATTTGTTCGATTGATTTAGACAATAATAAACTCGAGTTCGCAGGGGCATTCAGTCCGTTGTTTATTTTACGCAACAACGAAGTTTTAAAATTCAAAGGCGACAAACATCCGATTGGAAACTTTGTGGGTGTTGAAGAATATGAATTCACCAACAATGAAATCGATCTTCTTCCGGAAGACAAAATTTATATTTTCTCGGATGGTTTTGTGGATCAATTTGGTGGTCCGAATGGAAAGAAATTGAAATACAATTATTTCCGTCAATTGTTACTGGACAATCACAAACGCCCGATGCCGGAGCAAAAAGAAAAAATCAACGAATTTTTTGAAGCCTGGAGAACCGGCTTCGAACAAATTGATGATGTTTGTATTATTGGTGTGGCGGTGTAA
- a CDS encoding lipid A deacylase LpxR family protein yields MNKKTTLFFSCFFMLSIASQSQVDSVVLPDRYYRHNYENDFFASTDRYYTQGVYLEFFLPVFKKTLLAKTLISLNPRGRRTGKRVVDYYGMSLERQGFTPRSIRHEGIFYGERPFAAVAYVTHSLISIDMERRIRLTSRINLGFMGPNLRGAQEQKGIHYALNNIQPLGWENQIENDYVLNYDVFLEKGLINGKHIELTGIAEARIGTLYDDFALGTMIRVGWMQPYFNNLGTTRQKNVRKFQCYLYAKGKLKAVAYNATMQGGMINRNSIYTIPPSDIERIVGLGYVGVVVAYKRLGLEYSRAIVSPEFKNGLVHEWGRIGINVCF; encoded by the coding sequence ATGAACAAGAAAACAACCCTTTTTTTCAGTTGCTTTTTTATGCTATCCATTGCCTCTCAATCGCAGGTGGATAGTGTTGTATTGCCCGATCGTTACTATCGCCACAACTATGAGAACGATTTTTTTGCATCCACCGACCGCTATTATACGCAAGGTGTTTACTTAGAGTTTTTCTTACCCGTTTTTAAGAAAACGTTATTGGCAAAAACGTTGATTTCGTTGAACCCCCGAGGTAGAAGAACTGGAAAAAGAGTCGTGGACTATTATGGAATGAGCCTTGAACGGCAAGGGTTTACTCCGAGAAGCATCCGGCACGAAGGCATCTTTTATGGCGAGCGACCGTTTGCTGCTGTTGCCTATGTTACTCATTCGTTGATTTCGATTGATATGGAAAGGCGGATTCGTTTAACATCTCGTATTAATTTAGGTTTTATGGGTCCGAATTTAAGAGGCGCACAAGAACAAAAAGGAATTCATTATGCGTTGAATAACATACAGCCGTTGGGTTGGGAAAATCAAATAGAAAATGATTATGTATTGAACTATGATGTGTTTTTGGAAAAGGGATTGATAAATGGGAAACACATTGAACTAACAGGAATTGCGGAGGCAAGGATTGGAACCTTATACGATGATTTTGCTTTGGGAACAATGATTCGTGTAGGTTGGATGCAACCGTATTTTAATAATCTGGGAACAACGCGACAAAAAAATGTGCGGAAGTTTCAGTGTTATCTTTATGCAAAAGGAAAACTGAAAGCGGTGGCGTATAACGCGACCATGCAAGGAGGAATGATTAACAGAAACAGCATTTATACGATTCCACCAAGCGATATTGAACGAATTGTGGGTTTGGGTTATGTAGGAGTTGTGGTGGCTTATAAACGATTAGGACTCGAATATTCACGAGCAATTGTTAGTCCGGAATTTAAAAACGGATTGGTACACGAGTGGGGAAGAATTGGGATAAATGTTTGTTTTTGA
- a CDS encoding serine hydrolase — protein MNLLKKIGKWFLIILVLLNLAIIISGRTYIYKAIGNTYLKGRSGPSIEEYPIFENREVASGTHLAWYHSKKYNTKTIPSEALSSFEKNQSIAYVIIKNDSMIHEQYWDGFGEDSHTNSFSMAKTFVSILIGIAIDEGKIKNVDQLVGDFLPEYKTGENTKLTVKHLLTMSSGINFDENYVSPFAYPAMAYYGNDLKELTAKYAVTEEPGKTFKYLSGNTVLLGFVLEKATGKTISEYASEKLWVPLGAKNKAFWSLDHANGEEKSYCCFNSNAPDFARIGELFLDSGKWNGRPIVSADYVANSIKVADLADVNGGKQKKYGYAWWLIPNYKGHNIFYARGILGQYILCIPDKKMVVVRLGKKREKQLPTEDHPKDVYVYIDAALEMYGD, from the coding sequence ATGAATCTGCTTAAAAAAATAGGAAAATGGTTTCTCATCATCTTGGTGTTATTAAACCTTGCCATCATCATTTCCGGTAGAACGTATATTTACAAAGCGATTGGAAACACTTATCTAAAAGGCCGTTCGGGTCCAAGCATTGAAGAATATCCTATTTTTGAAAACCGAGAAGTCGCTAGTGGAACTCACCTCGCTTGGTATCATTCCAAAAAATACAATACAAAAACAATCCCATCCGAAGCGCTTTCCAGTTTTGAAAAAAATCAATCCATCGCTTATGTCATCATCAAAAACGATTCGATGATTCATGAACAGTATTGGGATGGTTTTGGTGAAGACTCCCACACCAACTCCTTCTCAATGGCAAAAACATTTGTTTCCATTTTGATTGGTATTGCTATTGATGAAGGAAAAATAAAAAATGTGGACCAACTTGTGGGCGATTTTTTACCGGAATACAAAACAGGAGAAAACACAAAGCTAACCGTGAAACATTTGTTAACCATGTCTTCCGGAATCAACTTTGATGAGAACTATGTAAGCCCATTTGCCTACCCTGCAATGGCTTATTATGGCAACGACTTAAAAGAATTAACCGCTAAATATGCTGTAACAGAAGAGCCCGGTAAGACATTTAAATACTTAAGTGGGAACACGGTTCTATTAGGTTTTGTTTTAGAAAAAGCAACCGGTAAAACCATCAGTGAATATGCTTCCGAAAAATTATGGGTTCCGTTAGGCGCTAAAAATAAAGCATTTTGGAGCTTAGATCACGCCAATGGAGAAGAAAAATCGTATTGCTGTTTCAACTCAAATGCCCCGGATTTTGCCCGTATTGGAGAATTATTTTTAGACAGCGGAAAGTGGAATGGCCGACCAATTGTTTCTGCCGACTATGTTGCGAATTCTATCAAAGTAGCTGATTTGGCAGATGTAAACGGAGGCAAACAAAAAAAATACGGTTACGCCTGGTGGTTGATTCCAAACTATAAGGGTCACAACATTTTTTATGCTCGTGGAATTTTAGGTCAATACATTTTATGCATTCCCGATAAGAAAATGGTGGTGGTGCGATTGGGTAAAAAACGAGAAAAACAATTGCCTACAGAAGATCACCCTAAGGATGTATATGTTTATATTGATGCGGCTTTAGAAATGTATGGGGATTAG
- a CDS encoding 3'-5' exonuclease, with translation MLDTIKITNVLFLDVETAPLVYKYKDLSEKMKPLWDSKFRPDRYRDSQAETPETLYKKAGIYAEFAKIICISVGYFNEGTFRVKSFYGDDEKEILEAFSALLNKHFNRKEHLLCAHNGKEFDFPFLCRRMLINGLKLPKTLNISGKKPWEVNHLDTMELWKFGDYKNFTSLNLLAGIFNIPTPKDDIDGSDVARVYWEEKNLKRIVTYCQKDVLTVAQLLLRFMGQPLIENKNVVVAE, from the coding sequence ATGTTAGACACAATCAAGATTACGAATGTTCTTTTTTTAGATGTTGAAACTGCTCCCCTCGTTTATAAATACAAAGACTTATCAGAAAAAATGAAACCCTTATGGGATTCAAAATTTCGTCCCGATCGATACCGAGATTCGCAAGCCGAAACGCCCGAGACACTTTACAAGAAAGCAGGGATTTATGCTGAGTTTGCAAAAATTATTTGCATCTCTGTTGGCTATTTTAATGAAGGAACCTTTCGCGTAAAATCATTTTACGGTGACGATGAAAAAGAGATTTTAGAAGCCTTTTCTGCACTTCTTAATAAGCACTTCAATCGCAAAGAACACCTCTTGTGTGCACACAATGGGAAAGAGTTTGATTTTCCGTTCTTATGCCGCAGAATGCTTATAAACGGACTCAAGCTTCCGAAAACATTGAACATTTCGGGCAAAAAGCCATGGGAAGTAAACCATCTCGACACGATGGAATTGTGGAAATTCGGTGATTACAAGAACTTTACCTCCCTCAATTTATTGGCCGGAATTTTTAATATTCCTACACCGAAAGACGATATTGACGGGTCGGATGTTGCCCGTGTTTACTGGGAAGAGAAGAACTTAAAACGCATTGTTACCTATTGTCAAAAAGATGTGTTAACCGTTGCGCAATTGTTACTTCGCTTCATGGGTCAACCACTCATTGAAAACAAAAACGTGGTTGTTGCCGAATAG
- a CDS encoding ABC transporter ATP-binding protein, which yields MANEILLEVKNLVTEFRSEEETVKAVNDISFTLAKGETIGIVGESGSGKSVTSLSVMRLIPNPPGKITGGQIIYHSKRKGTIDLVKISEKEMRELRGNEIAMIFQEPMTSLNPVYTCGDQVMEAILLHQKVNKKVAKQITIDLFKEVQLPRPEDIFDSYPHQISGGQKQRVMIAMAMSCKPNILIADEPTTALDVTVQATILDLMLKLQREHDMGIMFITHDLGVIAELADKVVVMYKGKIVEQGSVMDIFSNPRHPYTKGLLACRPPLNKRLHWLPTVGDFMKTSDSGEMIESKQSVEEVTNNLVVSKSEREEAHKKLYAKEPILRIKNLKTYFPIKKGMFGKATDFVKAVDDVSFDVYPGETLGLVGESGCGKTTLGRALLRLVEPTGGEVLFNGTNITALDLKTLRDMRKNIQIIFQDPYSSLNPRITIGQAIMEPMQVHGILENDKARKERVIELLQRVNMNESHFYRYPHEFSGGQRQRICIARALALKPKFIICDESVSALDVSVQAQVLNLLNELKREFDFTYIFISHDLSVVKFMSDRMVVMNKGKIEEMGDADEIYNNPQTEYTKNLISSIPKGQLEDIKASIDKKNSLRVR from the coding sequence ATGGCAAATGAAATCTTATTAGAAGTTAAGAACCTGGTTACCGAGTTTCGTTCGGAAGAAGAAACGGTAAAGGCCGTAAATGACATTTCATTTACCCTTGCAAAAGGCGAAACCATTGGTATTGTTGGTGAATCCGGATCCGGAAAATCGGTTACCTCTCTTTCTGTCATGCGCTTAATTCCAAACCCTCCGGGTAAAATTACGGGCGGGCAAATCATTTACCACTCCAAAAGAAAAGGCACTATTGATTTGGTAAAGATTTCTGAAAAAGAAATGCGCGAGCTTCGTGGAAACGAAATTGCCATGATTTTTCAGGAACCCATGACCTCTTTAAACCCTGTTTATACCTGTGGCGACCAAGTAATGGAGGCGATTTTACTTCACCAAAAAGTAAATAAAAAGGTTGCCAAACAAATTACTATTGACCTTTTTAAGGAAGTACAGCTTCCTAGACCAGAAGATATTTTTGACAGTTATCCGCACCAAATTTCCGGTGGACAAAAGCAGCGGGTTATGATTGCAATGGCCATGAGTTGCAAACCGAATATTTTAATTGCCGATGAGCCAACCACTGCGCTCGATGTCACCGTTCAAGCAACCATCCTCGATTTGATGCTTAAGCTTCAACGGGAACACGACATGGGAATTATGTTTATTACCCACGATTTAGGTGTAATTGCTGAGCTTGCCGACAAAGTGGTGGTGATGTACAAAGGAAAAATTGTAGAGCAAGGAAGTGTAATGGATATCTTTTCAAATCCACGACACCCTTACACCAAAGGACTTTTAGCGTGCCGTCCACCATTGAACAAACGTTTGCATTGGCTTCCTACCGTTGGTGATTTTATGAAAACCAGCGATAGTGGTGAAATGATTGAAAGTAAACAATCTGTTGAAGAGGTAACAAACAACTTAGTTGTATCTAAATCGGAACGCGAAGAAGCACATAAAAAACTATACGCCAAAGAACCAATTCTTCGGATAAAAAATTTAAAGACCTACTTCCCCATTAAAAAGGGGATGTTTGGAAAAGCAACCGATTTTGTAAAGGCAGTAGATGATGTTTCTTTCGATGTTTACCCCGGTGAGACACTTGGTTTGGTTGGTGAGTCGGGATGCGGCAAAACAACACTCGGCAGAGCATTGCTCCGCTTGGTAGAACCAACCGGAGGCGAGGTGCTTTTCAACGGAACCAACATTACTGCTTTAGATTTAAAAACCTTACGCGATATGCGTAAAAACATACAAATCATTTTTCAAGATCCATATTCTTCTTTAAATCCGCGCATTACTATCGGACAAGCCATTATGGAACCTATGCAAGTGCATGGTATTTTAGAAAATGATAAAGCCAGAAAAGAACGGGTGATTGAGTTGTTGCAACGCGTAAACATGAATGAATCTCATTTCTACCGCTATCCACATGAGTTTTCCGGTGGACAACGCCAACGTATTTGTATCGCAAGAGCATTGGCGTTAAAACCAAAGTTTATCATCTGTGATGAATCTGTTTCTGCACTGGACGTTTCCGTTCAAGCGCAAGTTTTAAATTTGTTAAACGAGTTAAAACGAGAGTTTGACTTTACCTATATTTTTATCTCCCACGATCTTTCGGTCGTTAAATTTATGAGCGACCGAATGGTGGTGATGAACAAAGGGAAAATAGAAGAAATGGGTGATGCAGATGAAATATACAACAACCCACAAACAGAATACACCAAAAATTTAATTAGCTCAATTCCGAAAGGACAATTGGAAGACATTAAAGCTTCGATTGATAAAAAGAACAGTTTGCGTGTTCGTTAA
- a CDS encoding MBOAT family protein, with the protein MVFSSSLFLLYFFPIFFLVYFTIPTSFKNALLLIASILFFSWGAPVFIGVVLLSIIVDYFLVQQISNCVDKKRKLFLFLSVFFNIALLTYFKYANFFVENVNNLVSNWGANGIVGWKDVVLPIGISFFTFKKISYTVDVYRNTHAPFKSIVNYALFILLFPELVAGPIVRYNEIADQIIDRREKETIDNRLLGLFRFIIGLSKKVLIANVLGTEVDKIFDSNILELSTPIAWLGILAYTFQIYFDFSGYSDMAIGLAKMMGFTFPENFDNPYTAQSITEFWRKWHITLGNWMRDYLYIPLGGNKEGKVRMFFNLFVVFLLSGFWHGASWNFIVWGCFHGLFLIADRLFLLKFYAAIGKLPSILITFFIVMMGWVFFRADDLQDARDYFYKLFCFDFSTTRFIYLNDFFAVLTLAILFSFTSVFTAIKRFQDSFLFNTYTNSKTMIIGFLCVALLILSISGILGGGFNPFIYYRF; encoded by the coding sequence ATGGTTTTCAGTAGCTCTCTTTTTCTTCTATATTTTTTTCCCATTTTCTTTTTGGTATATTTTACTATTCCGACAAGTTTTAAAAATGCGTTACTATTAATTGCCAGCATTCTGTTTTTCTCCTGGGGAGCGCCAGTCTTTATTGGGGTTGTACTTTTGTCAATTATTGTTGACTATTTTCTTGTTCAGCAAATTTCAAATTGTGTTGACAAAAAAAGAAAGCTCTTTTTATTTCTGTCTGTCTTTTTCAACATTGCACTACTCACCTATTTTAAATACGCCAACTTTTTTGTGGAAAACGTAAACAATCTCGTTTCTAATTGGGGGGCAAACGGAATCGTGGGTTGGAAAGATGTTGTTCTTCCCATTGGTATTTCGTTTTTTACCTTCAAAAAAATCAGTTACACTGTTGATGTTTACAGAAACACACATGCACCTTTTAAGAGCATTGTCAACTATGCGTTATTCATCTTGTTGTTTCCAGAACTCGTTGCCGGGCCAATCGTCCGATACAATGAAATTGCAGACCAAATAATTGACAGAAGAGAGAAAGAAACAATCGATAATAGGTTGCTCGGCTTGTTTCGTTTCATCATCGGACTTTCAAAAAAGGTGCTCATTGCAAATGTCTTGGGTACTGAAGTTGATAAAATTTTTGATTCAAACATTTTGGAATTAAGCACACCAATTGCTTGGCTGGGAATTCTGGCATATACTTTTCAAATCTATTTTGATTTTTCAGGTTATTCAGATATGGCCATTGGTTTAGCAAAAATGATGGGCTTTACCTTCCCAGAAAACTTTGACAACCCCTACACAGCTCAAAGCATTACCGAATTTTGGAGAAAATGGCACATTACATTGGGGAATTGGATGAGAGATTATTTATACATTCCTTTGGGTGGAAACAAGGAAGGAAAAGTTCGCATGTTCTTTAACTTGTTTGTTGTTTTTTTGTTGTCCGGATTCTGGCACGGTGCTTCATGGAACTTTATTGTTTGGGGATGTTTTCATGGATTGTTTTTAATTGCCGACAGGCTGTTCCTTTTAAAATTTTATGCGGCTATCGGAAAGCTTCCAAGTATTTTAATCACATTTTTTATTGTGATGATGGGGTGGGTATTTTTCAGAGCAGATGATTTGCAGGATGCACGCGATTATTTTTACAAATTATTTTGTTTCGATTTTTCAACCACCCGCTTTATTTATCTAAATGATTTTTTCGCTGTGCTGACCCTGGCTATTCTCTTTTCTTTTACGAGTGTTTTTACTGCCATTAAGCGCTTTCAAGACTCTTTTTTGTTCAACACCTATACGAATAGTAAAACAATGATTATTGGCTTTCTTTGTGTTGCGCTGTTGATTCTTTCCATTAGTGGAATTTTGGGGGGTGGTTTTAATCCATTTATCTACTATCGCTTTTAA